One window from the genome of Microbulbifer sp. ALW1 encodes:
- a CDS encoding NTP transferase domain-containing protein codes for MEYSIVILAAGYSHRFGSDKRLASIQGEPMLLRTLQTALEAASSLEDTQVQVVLRARDPVIGNGLSKFPVQVLHAPVWPVGIGASLASSVEQMQRQGANPKAVLVCLGDMPFVEPETLVTLLQSAEEDRICVPVCAGTRGYPIAIGRRFLSALSRLRRTGVEKVLRIYSDAVIDVEVADPAINCDINRPDDFHAAVRQDLFGKIFASPDTVPGEPLPSPLE; via the coding sequence ATGGAATATTCAATTGTGATTCTGGCCGCTGGTTACTCTCATCGATTTGGCAGCGATAAACGCCTGGCCAGTATCCAGGGCGAACCCATGTTGCTGCGCACACTCCAGACCGCCCTGGAAGCCGCGTCCAGTCTTGAAGATACCCAGGTCCAAGTAGTATTGCGTGCCCGTGACCCGGTCATCGGCAACGGTCTCAGCAAATTTCCCGTACAAGTCCTGCACGCACCGGTCTGGCCTGTTGGAATTGGCGCCAGCCTGGCATCGTCCGTGGAACAGATGCAGCGACAGGGTGCCAATCCCAAAGCGGTGCTGGTCTGCCTGGGTGATATGCCCTTTGTCGAACCTGAAACACTGGTGACCCTACTGCAGTCCGCGGAAGAAGATCGCATCTGTGTGCCGGTCTGTGCCGGAACCCGCGGTTACCCGATCGCCATAGGGCGGCGTTTCCTGTCAGCGCTCTCGCGCCTGCGCAGAACCGGGGTGGAAAAGGTGCTGCGCATCTACAGCGATGCAGTCATCGATGTTGAAGTGGCGGATCCTGCGATCAATTGCGATATCAACCGCCCGGACGACTTCCACGCAGCAGTGCGGCAGGATCTGTTCGGTAAAATTTTTGCATCTCCCGATACAGTACCGGGTGAGCCGCTTCCATCGCCGTTGGAATAA
- a CDS encoding translocation/assembly module TamB domain-containing protein, with protein sequence MQHESPANPSHPDTGPLKRRRRLRAPRLALYAVILLLPLLLAIFLLGSESGREALTRGGLSIARHYLPDLDITAEGLRSPELGRWYFELLRVRYKEQPLAEARKLTIHVDLQRLWRNQIHIPELSADSLLFDNTVLGEYLQAHVTEEEVEDAAEEVDDATMPAIWIERLSVGQLTVIDQGLKNFPQVSVNGYGSYRWPDRESELSLKVAEVQGKQLRIQLDGSMLDQDNYRLTLSADEQPGGFLGKMLQLPEGERLDADGQLLVKLSGENQLHLAVERFTLPLVHHSFGLTGRADVVLSPWSVATDDLVLTVDDSRNTVSGNINGEEMALQLQLNKLPLAISQPWQDYLQGGWLSADLDIQGPLKQPSANGSLELRSSYQQQPLHLTGEVETLADDIHIRTARLKLADTQLDVSGSVDIGGESIDLKGLVEQLSLAEIRKILVALEETREVEIPAELDGTIERLQVTAAGPWANPKLTVQLASDVQYQELETRLEGQAAGDLKKFAISHLLLEGENLRVGGSGEINIEGKALQFQLDVAARGFEPEQFGVPVDPGTTVDLDAVVSVKGPWDNPKMSARLSSDGHYREYRYRLRGGAAGNAEQLTFDRLRLDLYTGTATAAEAAPEGDRSLVPDEVVDPGQDYPLAQSRERVTGTGALALDAEQARERGNAWLELNGVVEPKAQRANGSVAARNIPIRMAKLAGVSLPPSLMGEISIDGQFSGPFKSPQASANILGSGEFRGEPWHVQGDVSYGSAQVMLSEVKLLWANRNQLTADGSLSEQALDLEVRAQAVLADFEEWINADISDSGELSLWATAKGTPREPDLAGELKVLGRAPALRDDALVQSPLTLLLEWQTRAGSLEANLDASHGSRSAADARATLAIAPILEQLFREKPEGEELPPLPVDLDANGTADLAALGAFFDPEIHTMRGRLDFNLSADGTSIAPNARGKIQLQEGYYEHRPSNTRLRKVVFVGELTPDAWRIVEASARDGDRGRVDLEGAVTFNAPQPPSLNFSLNAKKAHLLNMPGAKGAFSGEIRLTGTTDDALLAGSLNLRPLAVQVEHFIGSSVPEIDVIEVEMDSGERDMGPPLMEHIRLALEVVLDQQSYVRGLGLDSELKGKVEIAGTAADPQASGTLTIVRGKFDLLGKKFDLQDGQVQFENNVAAIYVKGVHTYAEGEITAEISGTTDDPKIEFSSNPAAAQDEIFAQLLFGKSLTDISPLQAVRLVSVVRTLQTGNTGFDPLASTRDLVGLDTLDFESEATDEGDQYSLSLGKYITSRIYLELQRSTDPLNPWQAEMQIELRKNLRLDIKSSENNESGGGSVELQWKKDY encoded by the coding sequence ATGCAGCATGAGTCACCAGCCAACCCTTCTCATCCGGATACCGGGCCTCTCAAGCGCCGGCGCAGACTCCGTGCGCCTCGCCTGGCCCTGTACGCCGTAATCCTGCTGTTGCCATTATTACTGGCAATTTTTCTGCTGGGGTCCGAGAGCGGCCGCGAGGCCTTGACCCGCGGTGGACTTTCCATTGCCCGGCATTATTTGCCGGATCTGGACATCACCGCGGAAGGGCTGCGCAGTCCCGAACTCGGGCGCTGGTATTTCGAGTTGTTGCGGGTGCGCTACAAGGAGCAGCCCCTGGCAGAAGCGCGCAAGCTCACTATCCATGTGGATTTGCAGCGTCTGTGGCGCAACCAGATCCATATTCCTGAGCTGAGTGCCGATTCGCTGCTGTTTGATAACACCGTGCTGGGGGAATACCTCCAGGCGCATGTAACCGAAGAAGAAGTGGAAGATGCCGCGGAAGAAGTCGACGATGCCACCATGCCGGCCATTTGGATCGAGCGTTTATCCGTTGGCCAACTTACGGTAATCGACCAGGGATTGAAAAATTTTCCTCAGGTTTCGGTAAATGGCTATGGCAGCTATCGCTGGCCGGACCGGGAATCGGAATTGTCGCTGAAGGTCGCTGAAGTGCAGGGCAAGCAGCTGCGCATACAGCTGGATGGCAGCATGCTGGATCAGGACAATTACCGGCTGACCCTCTCTGCCGATGAGCAGCCCGGTGGCTTCCTCGGCAAGATGCTGCAGTTGCCGGAAGGCGAGCGCCTGGATGCGGACGGCCAGCTGTTGGTCAAACTGTCTGGCGAGAACCAGTTACACCTTGCGGTTGAGCGATTCACCCTGCCACTGGTGCACCACAGCTTCGGTCTCACCGGCCGTGCGGATGTGGTGCTATCTCCCTGGTCCGTGGCAACGGACGACCTGGTGCTGACGGTGGACGATAGCCGCAATACCGTCAGCGGCAACATCAATGGCGAGGAAATGGCATTGCAGCTGCAGCTGAATAAACTGCCGCTCGCCATTTCCCAGCCCTGGCAGGACTACCTGCAGGGTGGTTGGCTGTCGGCGGATCTGGATATCCAGGGGCCACTGAAACAGCCCAGTGCCAACGGTAGCCTGGAACTGCGGTCCAGCTACCAGCAGCAACCACTTCACCTTACCGGGGAAGTGGAAACGCTCGCCGATGATATTCATATCCGCACCGCGCGACTGAAACTGGCCGACACACAGCTGGATGTCAGCGGCAGTGTGGATATCGGTGGTGAGTCTATTGACCTCAAAGGGCTTGTAGAACAGCTGTCGCTGGCGGAAATCCGAAAAATTCTCGTCGCCCTGGAAGAAACCCGAGAAGTGGAGATACCCGCAGAGCTGGATGGCACCATTGAGCGGTTGCAGGTTACCGCGGCTGGCCCTTGGGCTAATCCGAAGCTGACCGTACAGCTGGCCAGTGATGTGCAATATCAGGAGCTGGAAACCCGGCTCGAAGGGCAGGCTGCGGGTGACCTGAAGAAGTTTGCCATCAGCCATCTACTGCTAGAGGGGGAGAACCTGAGAGTTGGTGGTAGCGGCGAAATCAATATCGAGGGCAAAGCCCTGCAGTTTCAATTGGATGTCGCCGCGCGGGGATTCGAGCCGGAGCAGTTCGGGGTACCAGTGGATCCCGGCACTACGGTAGATCTGGATGCTGTGGTTTCGGTCAAGGGACCCTGGGATAACCCGAAAATGTCCGCGCGCCTGTCTTCGGATGGTCACTACCGCGAGTACCGCTATCGCCTGCGTGGTGGTGCCGCTGGTAACGCCGAGCAATTGACCTTCGATCGCCTGCGGCTGGATCTGTACACCGGTACCGCAACCGCAGCCGAGGCGGCGCCAGAGGGGGACCGCTCACTGGTTCCCGATGAAGTCGTTGATCCCGGCCAGGATTACCCGCTGGCGCAGTCCCGCGAACGCGTGACCGGAACCGGAGCCCTGGCGCTCGACGCTGAGCAGGCCCGCGAGCGCGGCAACGCCTGGTTGGAACTGAATGGTGTGGTTGAACCAAAGGCACAGCGCGCCAATGGCAGTGTCGCCGCGCGCAATATTCCCATCCGCATGGCAAAACTGGCCGGGGTGTCGCTGCCGCCGTCGCTGATGGGGGAAATCAGTATCGACGGCCAATTCTCCGGCCCGTTCAAATCGCCGCAAGCCAGTGCCAATATCCTGGGGAGCGGCGAATTCCGCGGCGAACCCTGGCACGTGCAGGGCGACGTGAGTTACGGCAGTGCGCAAGTGATGCTGTCGGAGGTCAAACTGCTGTGGGCCAACCGCAACCAGCTGACCGCCGACGGCAGCCTGAGTGAACAGGCGCTGGACCTGGAGGTGCGGGCGCAAGCGGTACTGGCGGACTTTGAGGAATGGATCAACGCCGATATCAGCGACAGTGGCGAGCTCAGTTTGTGGGCCACCGCCAAGGGAACGCCCCGGGAACCTGACCTGGCCGGGGAACTGAAAGTTCTGGGCCGGGCCCCGGCGCTGCGCGACGATGCACTGGTGCAATCTCCACTGACGTTGTTGCTCGAGTGGCAAACCCGCGCTGGAAGTTTGGAGGCCAATCTGGATGCCAGCCACGGTAGCCGCAGTGCGGCGGATGCCCGGGCGACCCTGGCAATTGCACCCATTCTGGAGCAGCTGTTCCGGGAAAAACCAGAAGGGGAGGAATTGCCGCCGCTGCCCGTGGATCTCGACGCGAACGGCACCGCGGACCTGGCGGCGCTGGGTGCCTTTTTTGATCCGGAAATACACACCATGCGCGGGCGTCTGGATTTCAACTTGTCTGCAGATGGAACCAGTATCGCCCCCAATGCCCGCGGCAAGATTCAGTTACAAGAGGGCTACTACGAGCACCGTCCCAGCAACACCCGTTTGCGCAAAGTGGTGTTTGTGGGGGAACTGACGCCAGATGCCTGGCGTATCGTGGAAGCGAGTGCCAGAGACGGAGATCGCGGAAGGGTGGACCTTGAAGGCGCGGTTACTTTCAATGCGCCGCAGCCGCCCAGCCTGAACTTCTCTCTTAACGCGAAGAAGGCGCACCTGTTGAATATGCCCGGCGCCAAGGGGGCATTCAGCGGTGAAATTCGTCTTACCGGTACCACCGACGACGCCCTGCTTGCCGGCTCGCTCAACTTGCGCCCGCTGGCGGTGCAGGTTGAGCATTTTATTGGCAGCAGCGTGCCGGAAATCGACGTGATAGAGGTGGAGATGGACAGCGGTGAGCGAGATATGGGACCGCCATTGATGGAACATATTCGCCTGGCGCTGGAAGTCGTACTGGATCAGCAATCTTACGTGCGCGGGCTGGGGCTCGATTCAGAGCTCAAGGGCAAGGTGGAGATTGCCGGCACCGCAGCCGATCCCCAGGCCTCCGGAACCTTGACCATCGTGCGTGGCAAATTCGACCTGTTGGGTAAAAAGTTCGACCTGCAGGACGGGCAGGTGCAGTTCGAGAACAACGTAGCGGCCATCTACGTGAAGGGGGTGCACACCTATGCCGAGGGGGAGATTACCGCGGAGATTTCCGGCACGACCGACGACCCCAAAATTGAGTTCAGTTCCAACCCCGCCGCCGCCCAGGATGAAATTTTCGCCCAGCTGCTGTTCGGCAAATCCCTGACGGATATTTCCCCGTTACAGGCGGTGCGCCTGGTCAGCGTGGTGCGCACCCTGCAAACTGGCAATACCGGGTTTGATCCGCTGGCCAGCACCCGCGACCTAGTCGGGCTGGATACGCTTGACTTTGAGTCTGAGGCCACCGATGAAGGAGACCAATATTCTCTCAGCCTGGGGAAATACATCACCAGCCGTATCTACCTGGAGCTGCAGCGTAGTACAGACCCTCTGAACCCCTGGCAGGCGGAGATGCAGATAGAGTTACGTAAAAATTTGCGCCTCGATATCAAATCGTCTGAGAACAACGAAAGCGGCGGCGGAAGTGTCGAATTGCAGTGGAAGAAGGATTATTGA
- a CDS encoding autotransporter assembly complex family protein encodes MHDSRFAPRAKFFSLLIVALLAVPVLLWPQSGFALPFFDKLPKFKVRVSESKELQNWLRDKLGEQRKSSSVLKSYDDPLDVARYERGTLEKLLRSRGYYDGRVRQSVTDGEIEYRVVPGPVYRIKALDVNMPPRVKGGFPGVGLKVGDPLEAEKVTEGVKRIESYLADNACLLNVDVDYQATVIHSEQAAKLEYRVANSPEVHIGQVHVQGLSTVDEDFLRKRLKIQSGDCFNRSKLDAAKLRLLRTNLIAGANADVSDPESGIVDITFTVIERKHRTIRLGVGYTSDDGGGIAAGWEHRNILGRGEKIEVETRVYEAKQSLKGELRVPRFFRDDQEFSATAEASNEERDAYDADSVTIGGTISRHHTKHRTFSVGSELKFSKVQEEGEESENYNLLSFPLGIKIDTTDNLLDARRGATVAMEVKPYFDLRSSGTQFTKNTLVMTGYHTFDEVRFDPTLALRIKAGVISGADNLEIPADERYYAGGGGSVRGYAYQALGPRRLIPSTVAGEPPTLSDPIGGRGLSEISLEGRFRFTESWGGVLFVDGGNAYADPQPSFDDLYWGAGFGVRYITSFAPVRFDIGFPLERREDVNDSAYQIYVSLGQAF; translated from the coding sequence TTGCACGATTCTCGTTTCGCTCCCAGAGCAAAATTTTTCTCCTTACTTATCGTCGCATTGCTGGCAGTGCCTGTGCTGCTGTGGCCGCAATCCGGCTTCGCGCTGCCGTTTTTTGACAAACTGCCCAAGTTCAAAGTACGAGTCTCCGAAAGCAAGGAGCTGCAGAATTGGCTGCGGGACAAGCTCGGTGAACAGCGTAAATCCAGCAGTGTGTTGAAGTCCTACGACGATCCTCTCGATGTTGCCCGCTATGAGCGCGGCACCTTGGAGAAACTGCTCCGTTCTCGCGGTTATTACGACGGCCGGGTGCGCCAGTCGGTCACCGATGGCGAGATTGAATACAGGGTGGTACCCGGCCCTGTTTATCGCATCAAGGCGCTGGATGTGAATATGCCACCGCGGGTGAAAGGTGGCTTTCCCGGGGTGGGGCTGAAGGTCGGGGATCCGTTGGAGGCCGAGAAGGTCACCGAGGGCGTCAAGCGCATTGAAAGCTACCTGGCGGACAACGCCTGCTTGCTGAATGTCGATGTGGATTACCAGGCAACGGTCATTCACAGCGAGCAGGCGGCCAAGCTGGAATACCGGGTAGCGAATAGTCCGGAAGTGCACATCGGGCAGGTCCACGTGCAGGGCCTGTCGACGGTGGATGAAGACTTTCTGCGCAAGCGACTGAAAATACAATCCGGGGACTGCTTTAACCGCAGCAAACTGGATGCGGCCAAGCTGCGACTGTTGCGCACCAACCTGATTGCCGGCGCTAATGCCGACGTGTCGGACCCTGAGTCGGGTATTGTCGATATCACTTTCACGGTCATCGAACGCAAGCATCGCACCATCCGCCTCGGGGTTGGTTACACCTCCGATGATGGCGGCGGTATTGCCGCAGGCTGGGAGCACCGCAATATTCTCGGTCGTGGTGAAAAAATCGAAGTCGAGACTCGGGTGTACGAGGCGAAGCAGTCCCTGAAGGGCGAACTGCGTGTGCCGAGATTCTTTCGCGATGATCAGGAATTTTCCGCCACAGCGGAAGCCTCCAATGAAGAGCGCGACGCCTACGATGCGGACTCGGTGACCATTGGTGGCACCATTTCCCGGCACCACACCAAGCACCGGACATTCAGTGTCGGCAGTGAGCTGAAGTTCAGTAAGGTGCAGGAAGAGGGTGAGGAGAGTGAAAACTATAACCTGTTGTCCTTTCCCCTCGGCATCAAGATCGATACCACCGACAACCTGCTGGATGCCCGGCGCGGCGCGACCGTTGCGATGGAAGTGAAGCCGTACTTTGACCTGCGCAGCAGTGGCACCCAGTTCACCAAAAATACCCTGGTAATGACCGGTTACCATACCTTCGATGAGGTTCGTTTCGACCCGACCCTGGCGCTGCGTATTAAAGCGGGTGTAATCAGCGGCGCGGACAACCTGGAAATTCCTGCGGACGAGCGATATTACGCCGGCGGTGGCGGTTCTGTGCGTGGTTATGCCTATCAGGCACTCGGGCCCCGACGCCTGATTCCGTCGACCGTCGCCGGTGAGCCGCCCACCCTGTCGGACCCCATCGGCGGGCGCGGCTTGAGTGAAATTTCGCTTGAGGGGCGTTTCCGCTTTACCGAATCCTGGGGCGGTGTGTTGTTTGTCGATGGCGGTAATGCCTATGCCGACCCACAGCCCAGTTTTGACGACTTGTATTGGGGGGCAGGTTTCGGGGTGCGTTATATCACCTCGTTTGCCCCGGTGCGGTTCGATATCGGTTTCCCGCTGGAAAGGCGTGAAGACGTCAATGACAGCGCCTATCAGATTTATGTGAGCCTGGGGCAGGCGTTCTGA
- a CDS encoding DUF3149 domain-containing protein encodes MDAMIDLFTSFSGLLSLGIIGFVCLMGGYFTRMALRKMDEEQARLSQ; translated from the coding sequence ATGGATGCAATGATCGACCTTTTCACCAGTTTTTCCGGCCTGCTCAGCCTGGGCATCATTGGCTTTGTATGCCTGATGGGCGGTTACTTTACCCGAATGGCATTGCGCAAAATGGATGAAGAGCAGGCTCGGCTGAGCCAGTAG
- a CDS encoding acetoacetate--CoA ligase, giving the protein MSNPAQPLWQPSPEAIAATQVDQFRRLVNENHQQTLADYPALYQWSVENREAFWGQLWDFGKVIASERGERVLGKDVMPGAEWFPDARLNFAENLLRYRDDKIALVERLENGRRRQLSYAELFAKTEQLASALAGAGVGKGDRVAGFMPNVMDTVVAMLATASLGAVWTSCSPDFGINGVLDRFGQVEPKVLFACEGYFYNGKTIDSLPRLQQIVEQISSISQLVVVPVARSAEQTADDIVGLDRAVTLDAFVGAAPERALTFEQAEFNHPLYIMYSSGTTGVPKCIVHGVGGTLLQHLKEHRLHTDISRDDTLFYFTTCGWMMWNWLVSGLACGATLVLYDGSPFYPAAQCLWDMADEEEISVFGTSAKYIAALEKAGCKPRESHKLDRLRAVLSTGSPLAHEGFRYVYRDVKADVCLSSISGGTDIISCFALGNPALPVYPGELQCRGLGMAVEVWNDDGKPVQEEKGELVCASSFPCMPIGFWNDPDGSKYQGAYFDSWPGVWAHGDYAEITEHGGVIIYGRSDAVLNPGGVRIGTAEIYRQVEKVEEVLDSICIGQDWRDDVRVVLFVVLREGVTLDDELTQKIRTTIRANTTPRHVPAKVIQVRDIPRTISGKIVELAVRNVVHGKPVKNQEALANPEALRLFENLPELSGE; this is encoded by the coding sequence ATGAGCAATCCCGCGCAGCCCCTGTGGCAACCCAGCCCCGAAGCGATCGCCGCTACTCAGGTGGACCAGTTCCGCCGTCTGGTCAATGAGAATCACCAGCAGACGCTGGCGGACTATCCGGCGCTGTATCAGTGGTCTGTTGAAAACCGGGAGGCCTTCTGGGGGCAGCTGTGGGATTTCGGAAAAGTGATTGCCAGTGAGCGTGGCGAACGCGTGCTGGGTAAGGATGTGATGCCGGGCGCCGAATGGTTTCCCGATGCACGCCTGAACTTTGCGGAAAACCTGCTGCGCTATCGCGACGACAAGATCGCCTTGGTGGAGCGGCTGGAAAATGGTCGCCGTCGACAGCTCAGTTATGCTGAGCTGTTCGCAAAAACCGAGCAGCTGGCGTCGGCGCTGGCTGGTGCCGGTGTGGGTAAAGGCGACCGGGTTGCGGGCTTTATGCCCAATGTCATGGATACCGTGGTGGCCATGCTGGCAACCGCCAGCCTTGGCGCCGTGTGGACTTCCTGCTCTCCGGACTTTGGTATCAATGGTGTGCTGGACCGCTTTGGGCAGGTGGAGCCGAAAGTGCTGTTTGCCTGCGAGGGCTACTTTTACAACGGCAAGACCATCGATTCGCTGCCGAGACTACAGCAGATCGTTGAGCAGATAAGCTCTATTTCCCAACTGGTAGTGGTGCCCGTTGCGCGGAGTGCCGAGCAGACCGCGGACGATATTGTCGGGCTGGATCGCGCAGTCACGCTGGACGCGTTTGTGGGCGCGGCACCGGAGCGGGCGCTCACCTTTGAGCAAGCGGAATTCAATCACCCCCTCTATATCATGTACTCCTCCGGCACCACTGGCGTGCCCAAGTGCATCGTGCATGGTGTTGGCGGCACCCTGTTGCAACACCTGAAAGAGCATCGCCTGCATACGGATATTTCCCGCGACGATACCCTGTTTTACTTCACCACCTGTGGCTGGATGATGTGGAACTGGCTGGTGAGTGGTCTCGCCTGTGGTGCCACCCTGGTGCTTTACGATGGCTCACCGTTTTATCCGGCGGCCCAGTGCCTGTGGGATATGGCGGACGAAGAGGAAATCAGTGTTTTTGGCACCAGTGCTAAATACATTGCCGCGCTGGAAAAAGCGGGCTGCAAACCGCGGGAAAGCCACAAGCTCGACCGTCTGCGCGCGGTGCTGTCCACCGGCTCCCCCCTGGCCCATGAAGGTTTCCGCTATGTGTACCGGGATGTGAAGGCCGATGTCTGTCTGTCGTCCATTTCTGGAGGCACGGATATCATTTCCTGCTTTGCCTTGGGTAACCCTGCACTACCGGTATATCCCGGTGAGTTGCAGTGCCGCGGCTTGGGAATGGCGGTGGAAGTGTGGAATGACGACGGCAAGCCGGTGCAAGAGGAAAAAGGCGAGCTGGTCTGCGCCAGCTCCTTCCCGTGCATGCCGATCGGCTTCTGGAATGATCCTGACGGCAGCAAATACCAGGGGGCTTATTTCGACAGTTGGCCCGGTGTCTGGGCCCACGGCGATTACGCAGAAATCACAGAGCACGGCGGGGTGATCATCTATGGTCGTTCCGATGCCGTACTGAACCCGGGCGGTGTGCGTATCGGCACTGCGGAAATCTATCGCCAGGTGGAGAAGGTCGAGGAAGTGCTGGACAGCATCTGTATCGGGCAGGATTGGCGGGATGACGTCCGGGTGGTGTTGTTTGTGGTGCTGCGTGAGGGCGTGACACTTGACGACGAACTGACCCAGAAGATTCGCACCACAATTCGCGCCAATACCACGCCGCGTCATGTTCCCGCCAAAGTGATCCAGGTACGGGATATCCCGCGTACCATCAGCGGTAAGATTGTCGAGTTGGCGGTGCGCAATGTGGTGCACGGCAAGCCGGTGAAGAATCAGGAGGCCCTGGCCAATCCGGAGGCGCTGAGGTTGTTCGAAAACCTGCCGGAGCTGTCCGGCGAGTGA
- a CDS encoding LysR family transcriptional regulator: MSTTVKQLRAFVAVARTQSLAEASAQLHVSQPAISIAVRSLEESLGGALFSRDGRQLVLTPEGAQFVDRAQQLLHNWDNTLDAVQQRFQLQQGQLSLAAIPAFAMNPLPDLLRYFHRQHPAINIVLEDIVMERVVNAVQEGRAELGFSFRPDDLGNLVFHPIAKDRFVAVLPAGHKQGKRKEVRWQELGTEPFIAMNRGSAVRRWTDAAFAQAQDPGAKPRLLCEANQLSTIGRLVQSGLGVSAVPSLCRAQMESYGLICRPLSAPIVEHEVGVLTKSIGALSAPAQAFLALSTGKSIDSAD, encoded by the coding sequence ATGAGCACCACCGTCAAGCAGTTGCGCGCCTTTGTCGCGGTCGCCAGAACCCAGAGTCTGGCGGAGGCCAGTGCCCAGCTGCACGTCTCCCAGCCCGCCATCTCCATTGCTGTCCGCAGCCTGGAAGAGTCTCTCGGGGGCGCCCTGTTCAGTCGCGACGGCCGCCAGCTGGTTCTGACGCCGGAAGGCGCGCAGTTTGTGGACCGAGCACAACAGCTACTCCACAACTGGGACAACACCCTGGATGCTGTGCAGCAGCGCTTCCAGCTGCAACAGGGACAGCTTTCTCTGGCCGCCATCCCCGCCTTCGCCATGAATCCGCTGCCCGATTTACTGCGTTATTTTCACCGTCAGCACCCCGCCATCAATATCGTGTTGGAAGATATCGTGATGGAACGGGTAGTAAATGCAGTACAGGAGGGACGCGCGGAGTTGGGGTTCAGCTTTCGGCCAGATGATCTCGGCAACCTGGTATTTCACCCTATCGCCAAAGACCGCTTTGTTGCAGTGCTTCCGGCCGGGCACAAACAGGGTAAGCGCAAGGAGGTGCGCTGGCAGGAACTGGGGACGGAACCGTTTATCGCCATGAACCGCGGTTCCGCAGTACGGCGCTGGACCGATGCCGCGTTTGCTCAGGCCCAGGACCCGGGGGCCAAACCGCGGCTATTGTGTGAAGCCAATCAGCTCAGCACCATCGGGAGATTGGTGCAGTCCGGTCTCGGTGTCAGTGCAGTCCCCAGTTTATGCAGGGCACAGATGGAATCTTACGGGCTGATCTGCCGCCCGTTATCAGCACCCATCGTGGAGCACGAAGTGGGCGTTTTGACCAAAAGTATCGGCGCCCTCTCGGCCCCGGCTCAGGCTTTCCTGGCGCTGTCCACGGGTAAATCCATCGATAGCGCCGACTAG
- a CDS encoding PadR family transcriptional regulator produces the protein MTKAPEKLDRLVMEVRRGALTLAVLLALREPHYGYSLRKGLLAKGLEIDEGTLYPLLRRLEDQGLLRSEWQQEDGRKRRFYQIDAGGEIALAEMQSEWQSLNDVIGQLTEKD, from the coding sequence ATGACAAAAGCACCGGAAAAACTCGACAGGCTGGTAATGGAAGTGCGGCGAGGGGCCCTGACCCTCGCGGTGCTGCTGGCATTGCGGGAGCCGCACTATGGCTACTCCCTGCGCAAGGGTTTGCTTGCAAAGGGACTGGAAATTGATGAAGGCACTCTCTATCCACTGCTGCGGCGGCTGGAAGATCAGGGGCTATTGCGCAGTGAGTGGCAGCAGGAAGATGGGCGCAAGCGACGCTTTTATCAGATCGATGCCGGGGGGGAAATCGCCCTCGCGGAAATGCAAAGTGAATGGCAAAGCCTGAATGATGTAATCGGACAACTCACGGAGAAAGACTGA
- a CDS encoding Dps family protein — translation MSDIDIGIGAKDRETVAKSLKKLLADSYTLYLQTHNFHWNVTGRLFRELHLMFEEQYTELATAVDDIAERIRTLDVVAPGTYKAFAELSSIKEVEDVPAAEEMVRILTQGHEAVVKTCREALKAAQEADDESSVALVSDRMRVHEKTAWMLRATTQ, via the coding sequence ATGAGCGATATTGATATCGGTATTGGTGCCAAGGACCGCGAAACGGTCGCCAAAAGTCTGAAGAAGCTGTTGGCAGATTCCTACACCCTGTATTTGCAAACGCACAACTTTCACTGGAATGTGACCGGGCGACTGTTTCGGGAATTGCACCTGATGTTTGAAGAGCAATACACCGAGCTGGCGACCGCCGTGGACGATATTGCCGAGCGAATCCGCACCCTGGATGTTGTCGCCCCGGGTACCTACAAAGCCTTTGCTGAGCTGAGCTCCATCAAAGAGGTAGAGGACGTTCCGGCTGCTGAGGAAATGGTGCGTATCCTGACCCAGGGGCACGAGGCGGTAGTGAAAACTTGCCGTGAAGCGCTCAAGGCCGCTCAGGAAGCCGATGACGAATCCTCGGTGGCGCTGGTGTCGGACCGTATGCGGGTCCATGAGAAAACCGCCTGGATGCTGCGGGCCACTACCCAGTAA